The following coding sequences lie in one Bacteroidota bacterium genomic window:
- a CDS encoding STAS domain-containing protein → MRIEKTESGNVLILEIMEKSLDASVAADFRNAIADEIENGRKKIVLDLSHVSFMDSSALGAMVSVLKIMGQGGELVICGVRQAVMSVLALTRLDRIFKIVPDQEQACYILGPII, encoded by the coding sequence ATGAGGATTGAAAAAACCGAAAGCGGAAACGTGCTTATTCTGGAAATTATGGAAAAAAGCCTGGATGCCAGCGTTGCCGCGGATTTTCGAAACGCCATTGCGGACGAGATAGAGAACGGGCGCAAAAAAATCGTCCTGGACCTGTCTCACGTATCCTTCATGGACTCATCGGCCTTGGGAGCCATGGTTTCGGTGTTGAAGATCATGGGCCAGGGAGGGGAGCTGGTCATCTGCGGAGTGCGCCAGGCGGTCATGAGCGTTCTGGCCCTCACCCGCCTGGACCGTATATTCAAGATAGTGCCGGACCAGGAG